The Gordonia mangrovi genome includes the window TCGACGAGCACGCGGGCGCGTGGAGTGGCGCCGCCGCCGATGAAGCGATCTGCCATGTCGGGGTGAAACCCTCCGGGGAACGTCTCCACCACGGCGTACGGGTCGGCCTCGAGAACGCGTCGGTATGCCAACGTCGTCTTGGGAACGCCGAGGTCGCACACAGATCCCACGAGCCTGTTGAGGTTCGACGGACCCAGCGTGTCCGGGTCGGCGATACGCAGGCGTCGGGCGCCGGTGAGCGCACACACCGAGAGCACCGAACCGCCGACGCTGAGTCCGGCGATCGCGATGAGCCCTGATGTCCAGGAGCGCTGCTCGTCGTCGGTGATCAGGAATCGGTTACGCGCGGTGCGCAAACGGTGGAAGACGGATGCTTCGGGAAGTCGGACAATGGTCCTGCGCCACGGATAGGCGATGTAGCGGGTAGTGCGATCCAAGTCCGCGGGATCGTAGTCGGTGGGCGTCGTGCTGTACTGGTCGAGCTTGTGTAGGTCCTCGAGCGCCGATTCCCAGCCATCGACCAACGCATAGCCGTCGGCATCGCGGAGGTAACGGATGCGGCCGGCATCGTCGTGTGGGTGCAGGATTTCAACAAGACCGGTCATCGACGTTTTCCTGTGTGTTGTTGTTTCGCCTTGCGTTCGAACTCCGGACGACTGCGATAGCTATGCAGGCTCACGACGGGATGTGCCGGTTCTCCTTTGCCGTCGCAGAGGGTTCGGTACTCCCCGTTGCTGTGTCGCAACTCCTCGTAGGCGATCTGGGCGAGCGTCTCGCGCAGCGACTCGGTTTCGGTAACGCCATTCTTGAGCTCGAACATGATCCGGAGGGTCATCGAGAGGTCGGCGTTCTCTGGGTGCGGCATGTGGAAGTAGCCGCTCAGCGCATCGGCGACACGTGGATCTTCCACCACGGGTTGGACATTGTGGAAGTAGATGTTGACCGCGTAGAAGGTGACCGCCACATCCGGGCGACCATACAACGCCAAGAAGTGGTTGTCGGTGACCCGTTGCGCCAACTCGTCGTGACCGTACGCTTCGAGCACATCCCTCATTGTCGAGCCGTCGTAGAGTTCGCCTTCATCCTTGATGCGGTAACGCACGAGCGGCAGCGTGGTGTCGAGGGTGAACAGCAGGCAACCGTCCTCATCGGTCTCGACATATCGAGCTACCGGGTCGTACTCGACGAAGGTCGGCAGGTGCGTCACGTCCTCATCGAAAAGTGCCCCACGAAGGTTCGGATCGTGCTCCGCGGCACGGCGGATGGCGATCGACAGCGAGGTTTCGAATCCCATCAGCCCGGCATCTGCGGTCCCATAGATGAGCACGATACTTGCGGGGTCGTTTGGCTTCCCGATGCGCTTGAGCAGGTGGTCCCGCCAGGTCTCGGTGATCAGTTCACCAGCCAGCAGCAGCTTGATGTCCTGGCTCAGGGCTGCCGGCGCGTCGGCAGCCAGTCGGTCCAGGACATCCTTCACGTGGGGTGGGTAGCCGGTGATGACGACTTGCTCGTAGTTGGGTGCCAACTCGGTGAGAGCTCGGACCGCATCGTCGATCTCGATGCCAGGCGAGATGACGCTGACCGGAATCTCGAGGTCGTTGGCACCGTTGAGCGCCATCAGGGTGTAACTACCGGCAATCCACGTTCCCATCGCGAAGGTGTTGACAGCCAACGTAGTGCGCTCATGTGCATGGAATGTGTCACGCAGGATCTGCTCGTGGAAGCGAATGC containing:
- a CDS encoding ThiF family adenylyltransferase, giving the protein MTGLVEILHPHDDAGRIRYLRDADGYALVDGWESALEDLHKLDQYSTTPTDYDPADLDRTTRYIAYPWRRTIVRLPEASVFHRLRTARNRFLITDDEQRSWTSGLIAIAGLSVGGSVLSVCALTGARRLRIADPDTLGPSNLNRLVGSVCDLGVPKTTLAYRRVLEADPYAVVETFPGGFHPDMADRFIGGGATPRARVLVEEMDDLAMKVRIRHHARAAHVPVIMVTDNGDDVILDIERFDLEPDRPLFHGRAGDVETLTDDELRKPERRVEIAGTIVGDDVADRLKVALGEVGKTIPSWPQLGTAATLAGVVGALAARKVICGADLPSGRHHVRVSDLG
- a CDS encoding phenylacetate--CoA ligase family protein, which translates into the protein MLLVTSGCQKPEEFRTPSSSLQATTAKVSVQYCHTPVTVCEKGDGRLMSGPEEEAADGQTSDSKLATRHPQQPIVGIDTAVELARRAAERVPAYNKLLTANGADPDAIDEASFHALPPMTKADYLKAYDQPELVWDADLGRVVNWSASSGSSGMPTYFPRSRKSLYDSIRFHEQILRDTFHAHERTTLAVNTFAMGTWIAGSYTLMALNGANDLEIPVSVISPGIEIDDAVRALTELAPNYEQVVITGYPPHVKDVLDRLAADAPAALSQDIKLLLAGELITETWRDHLLKRIGKPNDPASIVLIYGTADAGLMGFETSLSIAIRRAAEHDPNLRGALFDEDVTHLPTFVEYDPVARYVETDEDGCLLFTLDTTLPLVRYRIKDEGELYDGSTMRDVLEAYGHDELAQRVTDNHFLALYGRPDVAVTFYAVNIYFHNVQPVVEDPRVADALSGYFHMPHPENADLSMTLRIMFELKNGVTETESLRETLAQIAYEELRHSNGEYRTLCDGKGEPAHPVVSLHSYRSRPEFERKAKQQHTGKRR